From a single Silene latifolia isolate original U9 population chromosome 6, ASM4854445v1, whole genome shotgun sequence genomic region:
- the LOC141588304 gene encoding uncharacterized protein LOC141588304: MERSNFPLLCYWNGEVVEGDGCVSYVGGNESFVFVSSNMSYNDLVKEVYTTIGVDNSKYQLMLKMKFASLGCFKVVSLNNDRSLQAMWASIRHSKAGSMDIYVELIPFQQPQVSNVSIVPNVSFTRMLNIMSENDDRYVSLLRNNIGVKVGDGNIEGDEVEDDLDLRLENASDADDDKEDIDLVSPSAPNPGFTSVPKLDALHGDNWVNWKKVVPYDGGGEFCVGQTFPNKRSLTEVVTEYNLRVNQSFKIHKSKPHTVTYKCGRKPIACKWTLRANQKSGVSETFTIVRYNGCHETSCLGDTMPIDHRNLRRTFISSVIRNIVEADWGLSVNAIIEIIIGKYNYTITYMKAWKAKQKAIADIFGD, from the coding sequence ATGGAGAGAAGTAATTTCCCCTTATTGTGTTATTGGAATGGTGAAGTAGTTGAAGGAGATGGGTGTGTAAGCTATGTTGGTGGAAATGAGTCTTTTGTTTTTGTTAGTAGTAACATGAGCTACAATGATCTTGTTAAGGAGGTATACACAACCATTGGTGTTGATAATAGTAAGTATCAATTAATGTTGAAGATGAAGTTTGCTAGTCTTGGATGTTTTAAGGTTGTTAGTCTTAATAATGATCGTTCTTTACAAGCGATGTGGGCTAGTATACGTCATTCAAAGGCGGGTTCTATGGATATTTATGTTGAGTTAATACCATTTCAACAACCTCAAGTGAGTAATGTAAGTATCGTACCAAATGTGTCATTTACTAGGATGTTAAACATAATGTCGGAGAATGATGATCGGTATGTGTCATTGTTGAGAAATAATATCGGAGTAAAGGTAGGTGACGGTAATATTGAAGGGGATGAAGTTGAGGATGATCTTGATTTAAGATTAGAGAATGCTAGTGATGCCGACGATGATAAGGAAGATATTGATCTTGTGTCTCCTAGTGCCCCAAATCCGGGATTCACTAGTGTTCCTAAATTGGATGCATTACATGGAGATAATTGGGTTAATTGGAAAAAGGTTGTCCCCTATGATGGTGGGGGGGAGTTTTGTGTCGGTCAAACTTTTCCTAATAAGAGATCTCTGACTGAAGTAGTTACGGAGTATAATTTGAGGGTAAATCAAAGTTTCAAAATTCATAAGTCAAAACCTCACACGGTGACATATAAATGTGGGAGAAAACCTATAGCATGTAAGTGGACCTTAAGAGCCAACCAAAAAAGTGGGGTTTCCGAAACATTTACTATTGTGAGATACAATGGTTGTCATGAGACATCATGTTTGGGAGACACCATGCCTATAGACCACCGAAACTTGCGAAGAACTTTCATTAGTAGTGTAATTAGAAATATTGTGGAGGCAGATTGGGGGTTGTCGGTGAATGCtataattgaaataataattggtAAATATAACTACACCATCACTTATATGAAGGCATGGAAAGCTAAACAAAAAGCTATTGCCGACATATTTGGTGATTGA